A window of Macrococcus sp. 19Msa1099 genomic DNA:
AGCGTCGCGAGGTTATTCACAACCTTCGTCAGGTGATTCTTCGAAATCCCGTAAAAATTTGCAATTTCATCTATTTGAACACGGTGCTCTTGACGTGCGATATACATCAAGACACGTAATGAGTAATCTGAGTAAAGTGTTAGTTTCATGGTCATCTCTCCTTATCATCCATATTATAGCATTAGAACGTGAATTTTTTGTTTTTATATTATATAAATGATTGTAATTTGTGTAGATGAGGTGTATATTAAAGATGTATTTATAATGTATCTTTAAAGAGGGGGAGTTAATGTGTTAACAGAAGAAACTAAGAATATCATCAAAGCGACGATTCCAGTACTGGAGGAGCATGGTACGGAGATTACTTCAGCATTCTATCAGCATATGTTTGAAGCGCATCCTGAGTTACTCAATGTCTTCAATAAGACGAACCAGAAGTTAGGGCGTCAGCAGACAGCATTAGCACAGACAGTTATCGCTGCGGCGAAGCATATTGATCGTCTGGAGGCGATTGTTCCGAATGTCAACCAAATCGCGCATAAGCATAGAGCGCTAGAGATTAAACCGGAGCATTATCCGATTGTGGGTGAGAATTTGATCTGGGCGATTCAGCATGTACTAGGTGATGCGGCAACGCCTGAGATTGTGGCGGCCTGGACAGAGACATATGGAGTGATTGCTGATGTATTTATTCAGATGGAGGCAGCACTGTATGATGAAGCGGACTGGCAAGGATTTGTACCGTTCAAGGTTGTAGCGGTTAAGGAGGAGTCTCCTGAAATTAAGTCATTCACGGTTCAGAGTGATGCGGTTCAATTGAAACCTGTGAAAGCGGGTCAGTATATTACAGTGAAGGTGCATCCTGAAGATGAAACAAATGATGCATTACGTCATTATTCAATCTGTTCTGTTGATACATCTCGTGGACTTAAGTTTGCGGTTAAGCGTGACGTTGCAGGTGAAGAGAGAGGGATGGTCTCTAACTATTTACATGATCATGTGCAAGCAGGAGATGAGATTCTGTTATCTGCGCCGGCGGGTGAGTTCCTAGTTGAGACTGATAATAAGGACCTCGTGTTTATAAGTGGGGGCGTAGGTATGACGCCACTCATGAGTATGTTAGAGGATGAGGTGGATAAACGCAGCATTAAATTTATTCATTCAGCTTATAACCGTGATGCTGTTCCATTTAAAGATGAGATTACGAAGCTTCATAATAACAGCAATGTTGCGTTCTACTTTAACTATTCAGAAAGTGCGGGGCGCTTAACGAAAGAGAAGCTA
This region includes:
- a CDS encoding globin domain-containing protein, which encodes MLTEETKNIIKATIPVLEEHGTEITSAFYQHMFEAHPELLNVFNKTNQKLGRQQTALAQTVIAAAKHIDRLEAIVPNVNQIAHKHRALEIKPEHYPIVGENLIWAIQHVLGDAATPEIVAAWTETYGVIADVFIQMEAALYDEADWQGFVPFKVVAVKEESPEIKSFTVQSDAVQLKPVKAGQYITVKVHPEDETNDALRHYSICSVDTSRGLKFAVKRDVAGEERGMVSNYLHDHVQAGDEILLSAPAGEFLVETDNKDLVFISGGVGMTPLMSMLEDEVDKRSIKFIHSAYNRDAVPFKDEITKLHNNSNVAFYFNYSESAGRLTKEKLSRIMNGNEEIYMCGSVGFMEGMLEIFSDMGIDRSRVHFEPFGPKMSITV